A genomic window from Sulfurospirillum diekertiae includes:
- a CDS encoding glycosyltransferase family 4 protein: protein MKIAIVHDWLVTYAGAEKVLEQLLKLYPEADIFTIVDFLPERDRTFLAGHKIMTSFIQSLPFAKTKYRNYLPLMPLAIEQFDVSMYDLVISSSHAVAKGIITGPNQKHICMCYSPIRYAWDLQHQYLKESGLDEGLKGWFAKYFLYKMRIWDSRTSNGVDQFIAISEFIQRRILKVYRRESTVIYPPVDVDSFELYTQKEDFYLTASRMVPYKKIDLIVEAFGKIPDKKLIVIGDGPDMEKIKAKAGPNVILMGYQPFTVLKEYMQKAKAFIFAAEEDFGITPVEAQACGTPIIAYERGGARETVVENETGIFFEEQNICSLCDALYRFEAKKWDYASIRQHSLQFRTQRFLDEVTSYINNSMK from the coding sequence ATGAAGATAGCAATAGTACACGATTGGTTAGTGACGTATGCTGGAGCAGAAAAAGTTCTTGAACAACTTTTAAAACTCTATCCAGAGGCAGATATATTTACTATTGTAGATTTTTTGCCAGAGAGAGATAGAACCTTTTTGGCTGGACATAAAATTATGACAAGTTTTATTCAGAGCCTGCCGTTTGCAAAAACAAAGTATCGAAATTATTTACCTTTAATGCCACTTGCTATAGAACAATTCGATGTGTCTATGTATGATTTAGTGATCTCCAGTTCTCATGCAGTTGCAAAGGGCATTATTACAGGACCAAATCAAAAACATATTTGTATGTGCTATTCACCTATTCGTTATGCTTGGGATTTGCAGCATCAGTACTTAAAAGAAAGTGGCTTAGATGAAGGATTAAAAGGTTGGTTTGCAAAATATTTTTTGTATAAAATGCGTATTTGGGATAGTCGAACATCCAATGGCGTTGATCAATTTATAGCTATTTCTGAGTTTATTCAAAGAAGAATTTTGAAAGTTTATAGGAGAGAATCAACTGTTATTTACCCTCCCGTAGATGTTGATAGCTTCGAATTATATACTCAAAAGGAAGATTTTTATTTGACGGCTTCACGCATGGTGCCCTACAAAAAAATAGATCTTATTGTTGAAGCATTTGGTAAAATACCTGATAAAAAGTTGATTGTTATCGGTGATGGACCTGATATGGAAAAGATCAAAGCTAAAGCAGGCCCCAATGTTATTTTAATGGGTTATCAGCCTTTTACTGTTTTAAAAGAGTATATGCAAAAAGCTAAAGCATTTATTTTTGCTGCTGAAGAGGATTTTGGTATTACTCCCGTAGAAGCGCAGGCTTGTGGGACACCAATCATTGCCTATGAGAGAGGTGGTGCTCGAGAAACTGTAGTTGAGAATGAAACAGGCATTTTTTTTGAAGAACAAAACATTTGTAGTCTTTGTGATGCCCTATATCGTTTTGAAGCTAAAAAATGGGATTATGCAAGTATTCGACAGCATTCCTTACAGTTTAGGACACAACGATTTTTAGATGAAGTAACATCCTATATCAATAACTCTATGAAATAA